One Molothrus ater isolate BHLD 08-10-18 breed brown headed cowbird chromosome 13, BPBGC_Mater_1.1, whole genome shotgun sequence DNA window includes the following coding sequences:
- the PRC1 gene encoding protein regulator of cytokinesis 1 isoform X3, giving the protein MERGAVRKSEVLANEAVSCLNRAMAALRDIWEEIGIPEEQRLERTDVVRKHIKSLLDMMVAEEESLKERLLKSIALCRKELDTLCRELQLGPFETEESTILQMEKNLRTYVEVLQKQKQDRKQELKALQEQDRALCDILCTALFTIDTGSVPSLDDLDRYRRHVASLNTLKEQRREEFVSNKRQIILLMEELDHTPDTSFEQDVVCEDEEAFCLSEDNIMALQNLLQQLEGRRALNEAVCAELRARILALWERLQIPQEQRDSSAVHLAGSRARTRRALQQEVDQLEELKLQNMKSVIHAIRAELADYWDKCFYSQEQRERFSPFYDEDYTETLLELHDAEVGKMKIYYETHKDLFEAVRKWEENWKLFLELERKANDPSRFTNRGGNLLKEEKQRAKLQKTLSRLQEELERKVQTWEEEFKGAFLVKGQQFMEYVSEQWQQYWLEKEKEKQERHLKKSREMEAEMLYGSAPRTPIKRRMLSPHTPAKVSKLHGTSSASTMSNTTVRSAFGGAISHSPTSRLPPSGKKFSRARTPTRPAVKPPRRRLREQNKENVSQLDGTTLSGGCTPRAPAQRNHSRQLSKASSFESTSRVLNSTTNNAA; this is encoded by the exons ATGGAGCGCGGAGCGGTGAGGAAAAG CGAGGTGTTGGCGAACGAGGCCGTGTCCTGCCTGAACCGCGCCATGGCGGCGCTGCGGGACATCTGGGAGGAGATCGGCATTCCCGAGGAGCAGCGCCTGGAGCGCACGGATGTCGTCAGGAAGCACATCAAG AGCCTCCTGGACATGATGGTGGCGGAGGAGGAAAGCCTGAAGGAGCGTCTGCTGAAGAGCATCGCCCTGTGCCGGAAGGAGCTGGACACCCTGTGCAGGGAGCTCCAGCTGGGCCCCTTTGAG ACGGAGGAAAGTACCATCCTGCAGATGGAGAAGAACCTGCGCACGTATGTGGAGGTGttgcagaagcagaagcagGACCGCAAGCAGGAGCTGAAGGCCCTGCAAGAGCAGGACCGGGCCCTGTGTGAcatcctgtgcacagccctgttCACCATCGACACCGGCAGCGTGCCCAGCCTGGACGACCTGGACCGCTACCGGCGCCACGTGGCCTCCCTCAACACCCTGAAG GAGCAAAGGCGGGAAGAATTTGTCAGCAACAAGCGTCAGATCATTCTGCTCATGGAGGAGCTGGACCACACCCCGGACACCAGCTTTGAGCAGGACGTGGtgtgtgaggatgaggaggcgTTCTGCCTGTCCGAGGACAACATCATGGCCCTCCAGAACCTGCTGCAGCAG CTGGAAGGGCGGCGGGCCCTGAACGAGGCGGTGTGCGCGGAGCTGCGCGCCCGGATCCTGGCGCTCTGGGAGCGGCTGCAGAtcccccaggagcagagagacTCCTCGGCCGTGCACCTGGCCGGCTCCAGAGCCCGAACCAGGAGAGCT ctgcagcaggaggtggaCCAACTGGAGGAGCTGAAGCTGCAGAACATGAAATCCGTCATCCACGCCATCCGGGCAGAGCTGGCTGACTACTGGGACAAATGCTTCTACAGccaagagcagagggaaaggttCAGCCCCTTCTATGATG AGGATTACACAGAGACCCTGCTCGAGCTGCATGACGCTGAGGTGGGCAAGATGAAGATCTACTATGAAACACACAAAGATCTGTTTGAGGCTGTTCGGAAGTGGGAGGAGAACTGGAAGctgttcctggagctggag CGTAAAGCAAATGACCCCAGTCGCTTCACCAATCGAGGAGGAAACCTTctgaaggaggagaagcagcGAGCAAAGCTGCAGAAGACGCTGTCTAGG ctgcaggaggagctggagaggaaggtCCAGACTTGGGAGGAGGAGTTCAAGGGAGCTTTCCTGGTGAAGGGGCAGCAGTTCATGGAGTATGTGtcagagcagtggcagcagtactggctggagaaggagaaggagaagcaggagcGG CACCTGAAGAAGAGCCGGGAGATGGAGGCAGAGATGCTCTACGGCAGCGCCCCGCGCACGCCCATCAAGCGGCGCATGCTCAGCCCCCACACACCTGCCAAAGTAAGCAAG ctCCACGGCACCTCCAGCGCCAGCACCATGTCCAACACCACTGTTCGCTCAGCCTTTGGGGGAGCCATCTCCCACTCGCCCACCTCTCGGCTCCCACCCTCCGGGAAGAAG TTCAGCCGGGCCCGGACCCCCACCCGCCCGGCAGTGAAGCCTCCCCGAcgcaggctgagggagcagaaCAAGGAGAACGTGTCGCAGCTGGACGGAACCACCCTGAGCGGTGGGtgcacccccagagcccctgcccagcgTAACCACAGC CGCCAACTCTCAAAGGCTTCCAGCTTTGAAAGCACCTCCCGTGTTCTCAACTCCACCACCAACAATGCCGCATGA
- the PRC1 gene encoding protein regulator of cytokinesis 1 isoform X1, with amino-acid sequence MERGAVRKSEVLANEAVSCLNRAMAALRDIWEEIGIPEEQRLERTDVVRKHIKSLLDMMVAEEESLKERLLKSIALCRKELDTLCRELQLGPFETEESTILQMEKNLRTYVEVLQKQKQDRKQELKALQEQDRALCDILCTALFTIDTGSVPSLDDLDRYRRHVASLNTLKEQRREEFVSNKRQIILLMEELDHTPDTSFEQDVVCEDEEAFCLSEDNIMALQNLLQQLEGRRALNEAVCAELRARILALWERLQIPQEQRDSSAVHLAGSRARTRRALQQEVDQLEELKLQNMKSVIHAIRAELADYWDKCFYSQEQRERFSPFYDEDYTETLLELHDAEVGKMKIYYETHKDLFEAVRKWEENWKLFLELERKANDPSRFTNRGGNLLKEEKQRAKLQKTLSRLQEELERKVQTWEEEFKGAFLVKGQQFMEYVSEQWQQYWLEKEKEKQERHLKKSREMEAEMLYGSAPRTPIKRRMLSPHTPAKVSKLHGTSSASTMSNTTVRSAFGGAISHSPTSRLPPSGKKFSRARTPTRPAVKPPRRRLREQNKENVSQLDGTTLSGGCTPRAPAQRNHSVSSVASTYSEFARQLSKASSFESTSRVLNSTTNNAA; translated from the exons ATGGAGCGCGGAGCGGTGAGGAAAAG CGAGGTGTTGGCGAACGAGGCCGTGTCCTGCCTGAACCGCGCCATGGCGGCGCTGCGGGACATCTGGGAGGAGATCGGCATTCCCGAGGAGCAGCGCCTGGAGCGCACGGATGTCGTCAGGAAGCACATCAAG AGCCTCCTGGACATGATGGTGGCGGAGGAGGAAAGCCTGAAGGAGCGTCTGCTGAAGAGCATCGCCCTGTGCCGGAAGGAGCTGGACACCCTGTGCAGGGAGCTCCAGCTGGGCCCCTTTGAG ACGGAGGAAAGTACCATCCTGCAGATGGAGAAGAACCTGCGCACGTATGTGGAGGTGttgcagaagcagaagcagGACCGCAAGCAGGAGCTGAAGGCCCTGCAAGAGCAGGACCGGGCCCTGTGTGAcatcctgtgcacagccctgttCACCATCGACACCGGCAGCGTGCCCAGCCTGGACGACCTGGACCGCTACCGGCGCCACGTGGCCTCCCTCAACACCCTGAAG GAGCAAAGGCGGGAAGAATTTGTCAGCAACAAGCGTCAGATCATTCTGCTCATGGAGGAGCTGGACCACACCCCGGACACCAGCTTTGAGCAGGACGTGGtgtgtgaggatgaggaggcgTTCTGCCTGTCCGAGGACAACATCATGGCCCTCCAGAACCTGCTGCAGCAG CTGGAAGGGCGGCGGGCCCTGAACGAGGCGGTGTGCGCGGAGCTGCGCGCCCGGATCCTGGCGCTCTGGGAGCGGCTGCAGAtcccccaggagcagagagacTCCTCGGCCGTGCACCTGGCCGGCTCCAGAGCCCGAACCAGGAGAGCT ctgcagcaggaggtggaCCAACTGGAGGAGCTGAAGCTGCAGAACATGAAATCCGTCATCCACGCCATCCGGGCAGAGCTGGCTGACTACTGGGACAAATGCTTCTACAGccaagagcagagggaaaggttCAGCCCCTTCTATGATG AGGATTACACAGAGACCCTGCTCGAGCTGCATGACGCTGAGGTGGGCAAGATGAAGATCTACTATGAAACACACAAAGATCTGTTTGAGGCTGTTCGGAAGTGGGAGGAGAACTGGAAGctgttcctggagctggag CGTAAAGCAAATGACCCCAGTCGCTTCACCAATCGAGGAGGAAACCTTctgaaggaggagaagcagcGAGCAAAGCTGCAGAAGACGCTGTCTAGG ctgcaggaggagctggagaggaaggtCCAGACTTGGGAGGAGGAGTTCAAGGGAGCTTTCCTGGTGAAGGGGCAGCAGTTCATGGAGTATGTGtcagagcagtggcagcagtactggctggagaaggagaaggagaagcaggagcGG CACCTGAAGAAGAGCCGGGAGATGGAGGCAGAGATGCTCTACGGCAGCGCCCCGCGCACGCCCATCAAGCGGCGCATGCTCAGCCCCCACACACCTGCCAAAGTAAGCAAG ctCCACGGCACCTCCAGCGCCAGCACCATGTCCAACACCACTGTTCGCTCAGCCTTTGGGGGAGCCATCTCCCACTCGCCCACCTCTCGGCTCCCACCCTCCGGGAAGAAG TTCAGCCGGGCCCGGACCCCCACCCGCCCGGCAGTGAAGCCTCCCCGAcgcaggctgagggagcagaaCAAGGAGAACGTGTCGCAGCTGGACGGAACCACCCTGAGCGGTGGGtgcacccccagagcccctgcccagcgTAACCACAGCGTTAGTTCTGTTGCCAGCACCTATTCTGAGTTTGCG CGCCAACTCTCAAAGGCTTCCAGCTTTGAAAGCACCTCCCGTGTTCTCAACTCCACCACCAACAATGCCGCATGA
- the PRC1 gene encoding protein regulator of cytokinesis 1 isoform X4 produces MERGAVRKSEVLANEAVSCLNRAMAALRDIWEEIGIPEEQRLERTDVVRKHIKSLLDMMVAEEESLKERLLKSIALCRKELDTLCRELQLGPFETEESTILQMEKNLRTYVEVLQKQKQDRKQELKALQEQDRALCDILCTALFTIDTGSVPSLDDLDRYRRHVASLNTLKEQRREEFVSNKRQIILLMEELDHTPDTSFEQDVVCEDEEAFCLSEDNIMALQNLLQQLEGRRALNEAVCAELRARILALWERLQIPQEQRDSSAVHLAGSRARTRRALQQEVDQLEELKLQNMKSVIHAIRAELADYWDKCFYSQEQRERFSPFYDEDYTETLLELHDAEVGKMKIYYETHKDLFEAVRKWEENWKLFLELERKANDPSRFTNRGGNLLKEEKQRAKLQKTLSRLQEELERKVQTWEEEFKGAFLVKGQQFMEYVSEQWQQYWLEKEKEKQERHLKKSREMEAEMLYGSAPRTPIKRRMLSPHTPAKVSKLHGTSSASTMSNTTVRSAFGGAISHSPTSRLPPSGKKFSRARTPTRPAVKPPRRRLREQNKENVSQLDGTTLSAPTLKGFQL; encoded by the exons ATGGAGCGCGGAGCGGTGAGGAAAAG CGAGGTGTTGGCGAACGAGGCCGTGTCCTGCCTGAACCGCGCCATGGCGGCGCTGCGGGACATCTGGGAGGAGATCGGCATTCCCGAGGAGCAGCGCCTGGAGCGCACGGATGTCGTCAGGAAGCACATCAAG AGCCTCCTGGACATGATGGTGGCGGAGGAGGAAAGCCTGAAGGAGCGTCTGCTGAAGAGCATCGCCCTGTGCCGGAAGGAGCTGGACACCCTGTGCAGGGAGCTCCAGCTGGGCCCCTTTGAG ACGGAGGAAAGTACCATCCTGCAGATGGAGAAGAACCTGCGCACGTATGTGGAGGTGttgcagaagcagaagcagGACCGCAAGCAGGAGCTGAAGGCCCTGCAAGAGCAGGACCGGGCCCTGTGTGAcatcctgtgcacagccctgttCACCATCGACACCGGCAGCGTGCCCAGCCTGGACGACCTGGACCGCTACCGGCGCCACGTGGCCTCCCTCAACACCCTGAAG GAGCAAAGGCGGGAAGAATTTGTCAGCAACAAGCGTCAGATCATTCTGCTCATGGAGGAGCTGGACCACACCCCGGACACCAGCTTTGAGCAGGACGTGGtgtgtgaggatgaggaggcgTTCTGCCTGTCCGAGGACAACATCATGGCCCTCCAGAACCTGCTGCAGCAG CTGGAAGGGCGGCGGGCCCTGAACGAGGCGGTGTGCGCGGAGCTGCGCGCCCGGATCCTGGCGCTCTGGGAGCGGCTGCAGAtcccccaggagcagagagacTCCTCGGCCGTGCACCTGGCCGGCTCCAGAGCCCGAACCAGGAGAGCT ctgcagcaggaggtggaCCAACTGGAGGAGCTGAAGCTGCAGAACATGAAATCCGTCATCCACGCCATCCGGGCAGAGCTGGCTGACTACTGGGACAAATGCTTCTACAGccaagagcagagggaaaggttCAGCCCCTTCTATGATG AGGATTACACAGAGACCCTGCTCGAGCTGCATGACGCTGAGGTGGGCAAGATGAAGATCTACTATGAAACACACAAAGATCTGTTTGAGGCTGTTCGGAAGTGGGAGGAGAACTGGAAGctgttcctggagctggag CGTAAAGCAAATGACCCCAGTCGCTTCACCAATCGAGGAGGAAACCTTctgaaggaggagaagcagcGAGCAAAGCTGCAGAAGACGCTGTCTAGG ctgcaggaggagctggagaggaaggtCCAGACTTGGGAGGAGGAGTTCAAGGGAGCTTTCCTGGTGAAGGGGCAGCAGTTCATGGAGTATGTGtcagagcagtggcagcagtactggctggagaaggagaaggagaagcaggagcGG CACCTGAAGAAGAGCCGGGAGATGGAGGCAGAGATGCTCTACGGCAGCGCCCCGCGCACGCCCATCAAGCGGCGCATGCTCAGCCCCCACACACCTGCCAAAGTAAGCAAG ctCCACGGCACCTCCAGCGCCAGCACCATGTCCAACACCACTGTTCGCTCAGCCTTTGGGGGAGCCATCTCCCACTCGCCCACCTCTCGGCTCCCACCCTCCGGGAAGAAG TTCAGCCGGGCCCGGACCCCCACCCGCCCGGCAGTGAAGCCTCCCCGAcgcaggctgagggagcagaaCAAGGAGAACGTGTCGCAGCTGGACGGAACCACCCTGAGCG CGCCAACTCTCAAAGGCTTCCAGCTTTGA
- the PRC1 gene encoding protein regulator of cytokinesis 1 isoform X2, which yields MERGAVRKSEVLANEAVSCLNRAMAALRDIWEEIGIPEEQRLERTDVVRKHIKSLLDMMVAEEESLKERLLKSIALCRKELDTLCRELQLGPFETEESTILQMEKNLRTYVEVLQKQKQDRKQELKALQEQDRALCDILCTALFTIDTGSVPSLDDLDRYRRHVASLNTLKEQRREEFVSNKRQIILLMEELDHTPDTSFEQDVVCEDEEAFCLSEDNIMALQNLLQQLEGRRALNEAVCAELRARILALWERLQIPQEQRDSSAVHLAGSRARTRRALQQEVDQLEELKLQNMKSVIHAIRAELADYWDKCFYSQEQRERFSPFYDEDYTETLLELHDAEVGKMKIYYETHKDLFEAVRKWEENWKLFLELERKANDPSRFTNRGGNLLKEEKQRAKLQKTLSRLQEELERKVQTWEEEFKGAFLVKGQQFMEYVSEQWQQYWLEKEKEKQERHLKKSREMEAEMLYGSAPRTPIKRRMLSPHTPAKLHGTSSASTMSNTTVRSAFGGAISHSPTSRLPPSGKKFSRARTPTRPAVKPPRRRLREQNKENVSQLDGTTLSGGCTPRAPAQRNHSVSSVASTYSEFARQLSKASSFESTSRVLNSTTNNAA from the exons ATGGAGCGCGGAGCGGTGAGGAAAAG CGAGGTGTTGGCGAACGAGGCCGTGTCCTGCCTGAACCGCGCCATGGCGGCGCTGCGGGACATCTGGGAGGAGATCGGCATTCCCGAGGAGCAGCGCCTGGAGCGCACGGATGTCGTCAGGAAGCACATCAAG AGCCTCCTGGACATGATGGTGGCGGAGGAGGAAAGCCTGAAGGAGCGTCTGCTGAAGAGCATCGCCCTGTGCCGGAAGGAGCTGGACACCCTGTGCAGGGAGCTCCAGCTGGGCCCCTTTGAG ACGGAGGAAAGTACCATCCTGCAGATGGAGAAGAACCTGCGCACGTATGTGGAGGTGttgcagaagcagaagcagGACCGCAAGCAGGAGCTGAAGGCCCTGCAAGAGCAGGACCGGGCCCTGTGTGAcatcctgtgcacagccctgttCACCATCGACACCGGCAGCGTGCCCAGCCTGGACGACCTGGACCGCTACCGGCGCCACGTGGCCTCCCTCAACACCCTGAAG GAGCAAAGGCGGGAAGAATTTGTCAGCAACAAGCGTCAGATCATTCTGCTCATGGAGGAGCTGGACCACACCCCGGACACCAGCTTTGAGCAGGACGTGGtgtgtgaggatgaggaggcgTTCTGCCTGTCCGAGGACAACATCATGGCCCTCCAGAACCTGCTGCAGCAG CTGGAAGGGCGGCGGGCCCTGAACGAGGCGGTGTGCGCGGAGCTGCGCGCCCGGATCCTGGCGCTCTGGGAGCGGCTGCAGAtcccccaggagcagagagacTCCTCGGCCGTGCACCTGGCCGGCTCCAGAGCCCGAACCAGGAGAGCT ctgcagcaggaggtggaCCAACTGGAGGAGCTGAAGCTGCAGAACATGAAATCCGTCATCCACGCCATCCGGGCAGAGCTGGCTGACTACTGGGACAAATGCTTCTACAGccaagagcagagggaaaggttCAGCCCCTTCTATGATG AGGATTACACAGAGACCCTGCTCGAGCTGCATGACGCTGAGGTGGGCAAGATGAAGATCTACTATGAAACACACAAAGATCTGTTTGAGGCTGTTCGGAAGTGGGAGGAGAACTGGAAGctgttcctggagctggag CGTAAAGCAAATGACCCCAGTCGCTTCACCAATCGAGGAGGAAACCTTctgaaggaggagaagcagcGAGCAAAGCTGCAGAAGACGCTGTCTAGG ctgcaggaggagctggagaggaaggtCCAGACTTGGGAGGAGGAGTTCAAGGGAGCTTTCCTGGTGAAGGGGCAGCAGTTCATGGAGTATGTGtcagagcagtggcagcagtactggctggagaaggagaaggagaagcaggagcGG CACCTGAAGAAGAGCCGGGAGATGGAGGCAGAGATGCTCTACGGCAGCGCCCCGCGCACGCCCATCAAGCGGCGCATGCTCAGCCCCCACACACCTGCCAAA ctCCACGGCACCTCCAGCGCCAGCACCATGTCCAACACCACTGTTCGCTCAGCCTTTGGGGGAGCCATCTCCCACTCGCCCACCTCTCGGCTCCCACCCTCCGGGAAGAAG TTCAGCCGGGCCCGGACCCCCACCCGCCCGGCAGTGAAGCCTCCCCGAcgcaggctgagggagcagaaCAAGGAGAACGTGTCGCAGCTGGACGGAACCACCCTGAGCGGTGGGtgcacccccagagcccctgcccagcgTAACCACAGCGTTAGTTCTGTTGCCAGCACCTATTCTGAGTTTGCG CGCCAACTCTCAAAGGCTTCCAGCTTTGAAAGCACCTCCCGTGTTCTCAACTCCACCACCAACAATGCCGCATGA
- the RCCD1 gene encoding LOW QUALITY PROTEIN: RCC1 domain-containing protein 1 (The sequence of the model RefSeq protein was modified relative to this genomic sequence to represent the inferred CDS: deleted 1 base in 1 codon) — MAAPACLWLVFGFSPEEAAGEPGPGPGPWRLEAGPEGISRVWPAWSYVVVETGAGLEVRSAGLRRRLPGWAEALPSETHLVLRGAAAAGAWRREAALGAALQGEPAWSRPLPPEPPWSRPLPLLPGGFATPRPPFFTALPAGVRARRLVLGTEHALALGAAGEVFSWGGGRHGQLGHGQLEAELQPRLVEALAGVPMRAVAAGGWHSASVSEAGDLYMWGWNESGQLALPSKALAEERVRDEDKSAGSTKLMPCQEQLAAQDAAFISIQAFPALLDLPQDLEVSTVSCGSRHTAVVTRGGELYTWGWGKYGQLGHGNNISSDQARRVEQLVAEGLRVEEVVCGPWTTYVRVREH, encoded by the exons ATGGCGGCGCCCGCCTGCTTGTGGCTCGTGTTCGGGTTCAGCCCCGAGGAGGCGGCCGGggagccgggcccgggcccgggcCCGTGGCGGCTGGAGGCGGGCCCCGAGGGCATCTCCCGCGTGTGGCCCGCCTGGAGCTACGTGGTCGTGGAGACCG GCGCGGGGCTGGAGGTGCGGagcgcggggctgcggcggcggctgcCGGGCTGGGCCGAGGCGCTGCCGTCCGAGACGCACCTGGTGCtgcggggcgcggcggcggccggcgcctggcggcgggaggcggcgcTGGGGGCAGCGCTGCAGGGCGAGCCCGCCTGGAGCCGGCCGctgcccccggagccccccTGGAGCCGGCCGCTGCCGCTCCTGCCCGGCGGCTTCGCCACGCCGCGGCCGCCCTTCTTCACCGCGCTGCCGGCCGGCGTGCGGGCCCGGCGGCTGGTGCTGGGCACGGAGCACGCCCTAGCGCTGGGCGCCGCCGGGGAGGTGTTCTCCTGGGGCGGCGGCAG gcacGGGCAGCTGGGCCACGGGCAGCTGGAGGCGGAGCTGCAGCCGCGGCTGGTGGAGGCGCTGGCCGGGGTGCCCATGCGGGCGGTGGCGGCCGGCGGGTGGCATTCAGCCAGCGTCAGCG AGGCAGGAGATCTGTATATGTGGGGCTGGAATGAGTCGGGgcagctggccctgccctcCAAAGCGCTGGCAGAGGAGCGAGTGCGGGATGAGGACAAAAGCGCAG GGAGCACCAAGCTGatgccctgccaggagcagctggctgcCCAGGATGCTGCATTCATCTCCATCCAGGcgttcccagcactgctggatcTGCCACAGGACCTGGAGGTCAGCACGGTCAGCTGTGGCTCCCGACACACAGCTGTGGTCACAC GAGGTGGGGAGCTCTACACCTGGGGCTGGG GTAAATACGGGCAGCTGGGACAC GGCAACAACATCAGCTCTGACCAGGCACGCCGCGTGGAGCAGCTGGTGGCCGAGGGGCTGCGGGTGGAGGAGGTGGTGTGTGGGCCCTGGACCACCTATGTGCGTGTGCGGGAGCATTGA